A window from Bordetella petrii encodes these proteins:
- the ilvN gene encoding acetolactate synthase small subunit, producing MKHVISVLMENEPGALSRVVGLFSARGYNIETLTVAPTEDATLSRLTVVTVGSDEVIEQITKHLNRLVDVVKVVDLTEGAHIERELMLIKVRAVGKEREEMKRMADIFRGRIIDVTDKSYTIELTGVQEKVQAFIDALDRSAILETVRTGVSGIGRGERILKL from the coding sequence ATGAAACATGTGATTTCCGTGCTCATGGAAAACGAACCCGGCGCGCTGTCGCGCGTGGTGGGCCTGTTTTCCGCGCGCGGCTACAACATCGAAACCCTGACCGTGGCGCCCACCGAAGACGCCACCCTGTCGCGCCTTACCGTGGTCACGGTGGGGTCGGACGAGGTCATCGAGCAGATCACCAAGCACCTGAACCGCCTGGTGGATGTGGTCAAGGTCGTCGACCTGACCGAAGGGGCGCACATCGAGCGCGAGCTCATGCTGATCAAGGTGCGCGCCGTCGGCAAGGAACGCGAAGAAATGAAGCGCATGGCCGATATCTTCCGCGGCCGCATCATCGATGTCACCGACAAGTCCTACACCATCGAACTGACCGGCGTGCAGGAAAAGGTACAGGCGTTCATCGACGCCCTGGACCGCAGCGCCATCCTGGAAACCGTGCGCACCGGCGTGTCCGGCATCGGGCGCGGCGAACGGATCCTGAAACTCTGA